The following are encoded together in the Panthera leo isolate Ple1 chromosome B4, P.leo_Ple1_pat1.1, whole genome shotgun sequence genome:
- the RPL3 gene encoding 60S ribosomal protein L3 isoform X1, with the protein MSHRKFSAPRHGSLGFLPRKRSSRHRGKVKSFPKDDSSKPVHLTAFLGYKAGMTHIVREVDRPGSKVNKKEVVEAVTIVETPPMVVVGVVGYVETPRGLRTFKTIFAEHISDECKRRFYKNWHKSKKKAFTKYCKKWQDDDGKKQLEKDFGSMKKYCQVIRVIAHTQMRLLPLRQKKAHLMEIQVNGGTVAEKLDWARERLEQQVPVNQVFGQDEMIDVIGVTKGKGYKGVTSRWHTKKLPRKTHRGLRKVACIGAWHPARVAFSVARAGQKGYHHRTEINKKIYKIGQGYLIKDGKLIKNNASTDYDLSDKSINPLGGFVHYGEVTNDFVMLKGCVVGTKKRVLTLRKSLLVQTKRRALEKIDLKFIDTTSKFGHGRFQTVEEKKAFMGPLKKDRIAKEEGA; encoded by the exons ATG TCTCACAGGAAGTTCTCCGCTCCCAGGCATGGGTCCCTGGGCTTCTTGCCTCGGAAACGCAGCAGCCGACACCGTGGGAAGGTGAAGAGCTTCCCCAAGGATGACTCTTCAAAGCCCGTCCACCTCACCGCCTTCTTGGGCTACAAGGCCGGCATGACTCACATCGTGCGGGAGGTCGACAGGCCAGGATCCA AGGTGAACAAGAAGGAGGTCGTGGAGGCTGTGACCATTGTGGAGACCCCGCCCATGGTGGTTGTGGGCGTCGTGGGCTACGTGGAAACCCCTCGAGGCCTTCGTACCTTTAAGACCATCTTCGCTGAGCACATCAGTGATGAGTGCAAAAGGCGCTTCTATAAGAACTG GCATAAGTCCAAGAAGAAGGCCTTCACCAAGTACTGCAAGAAGTGGCAGGATGACGATGGCAAGAAGCAACTAGAGAAGGACTTCGGCAGCATGAAGAAGTACTGCCAGGTCATCCGCGTCATCGCCCACACTCAG ATGCGCCTGCTCCCTCTACGCCAGAAGAAGGCCCACCTCATGGAGATCCAGGTGAACGGAGGCACGGTGGCCGAGAAGCTGGACTGGGCCCGTGAGAGGCTGGAGCAGCAGGTGCCTGTGAATCAGGTGTTTGGGCAGGACGAGATGATCGATGTCATCGGCGTCACCAAGGGCAAAGGCTACAAAG GGGTCACCAGCCGCTGGCACACGAAGAAGCTACCCCGCAAAACCCACCGAGGGCTGCGCAAGGTGGCCTGTATTGGGGCCTGGCATCCTGCCCGAGTGGCCTTTTCTGTGGCTCGGGCCGGGCAGAAAGGCTACCATCACCGCACTGAGATCAACAAGAAG ATCTACAAGATTGGCCAGGGCTACCTCATCAAGGATGGCAAGCTGATCAAGAACAATGCTTCCACTGATTATGATTTGTCTGACAAGAGCATCAACCCTCTG GGTGGCTTTGTCCACTATGGTGAAGTGACCAATGACTTTGTCATGCTGAAAGGCTGTGTGGTGGGAACCAAGAAGCGAGTGCTGACTCTTCGCAAG TCCTTGCTGGTGCAGACCAAGCGGCGGGCCCTGGAGAAGATTGACCTTAAATTCATCGACACCACCTCCAAGTTTGGCCATGGCCGATTCCAGACCGTGGAGGAGAAGAAAGCGTTCATG GGACCACTTAAGAAAGACCGAATTGCAAAGGAAGAAGGAGCTTAA
- the RPL3 gene encoding 60S ribosomal protein L3 isoform X2: protein MARRQSPDLYRQHSAAGWYSHRKFSAPRHGSLGFLPRKRSSRHRGKVKSFPKDDSSKPVHLTAFLGYKAGMTHIVREVDRPGSKVNKKEVVEAVTIVETPPMVVVGVVGYVETPRGLRTFKTIFAEHISDECKRRFYKNWHKSKKKAFTKYCKKWQDDDGKKQLEKDFGSMKKYCQVIRVIAHTQMRLLPLRQKKAHLMEIQVNGGTVAEKLDWARERLEQQVPVNQVFGQDEMIDVIGVTKGKGYKGVTSRWHTKKLPRKTHRGLRKVACIGAWHPARVAFSVARAGQKGYHHRTEINKKIYKIGQGYLIKDGKLIKNNASTDYDLSDKSINPLGGFVHYGEVTNDFVMLKGCVVGTKKRVLTLRKSLLVQTKRRALEKIDLKFIDTTSKFGHGRFQTVEEKKAFMGPLKKDRIAKEEGA, encoded by the exons ATGGCTCGCCGGCAGAGCCCCGACCTCTACCGGCAGCATTCGGCGGCGGGATGGTAT TCTCACAGGAAGTTCTCCGCTCCCAGGCATGGGTCCCTGGGCTTCTTGCCTCGGAAACGCAGCAGCCGACACCGTGGGAAGGTGAAGAGCTTCCCCAAGGATGACTCTTCAAAGCCCGTCCACCTCACCGCCTTCTTGGGCTACAAGGCCGGCATGACTCACATCGTGCGGGAGGTCGACAGGCCAGGATCCA AGGTGAACAAGAAGGAGGTCGTGGAGGCTGTGACCATTGTGGAGACCCCGCCCATGGTGGTTGTGGGCGTCGTGGGCTACGTGGAAACCCCTCGAGGCCTTCGTACCTTTAAGACCATCTTCGCTGAGCACATCAGTGATGAGTGCAAAAGGCGCTTCTATAAGAACTG GCATAAGTCCAAGAAGAAGGCCTTCACCAAGTACTGCAAGAAGTGGCAGGATGACGATGGCAAGAAGCAACTAGAGAAGGACTTCGGCAGCATGAAGAAGTACTGCCAGGTCATCCGCGTCATCGCCCACACTCAG ATGCGCCTGCTCCCTCTACGCCAGAAGAAGGCCCACCTCATGGAGATCCAGGTGAACGGAGGCACGGTGGCCGAGAAGCTGGACTGGGCCCGTGAGAGGCTGGAGCAGCAGGTGCCTGTGAATCAGGTGTTTGGGCAGGACGAGATGATCGATGTCATCGGCGTCACCAAGGGCAAAGGCTACAAAG GGGTCACCAGCCGCTGGCACACGAAGAAGCTACCCCGCAAAACCCACCGAGGGCTGCGCAAGGTGGCCTGTATTGGGGCCTGGCATCCTGCCCGAGTGGCCTTTTCTGTGGCTCGGGCCGGGCAGAAAGGCTACCATCACCGCACTGAGATCAACAAGAAG ATCTACAAGATTGGCCAGGGCTACCTCATCAAGGATGGCAAGCTGATCAAGAACAATGCTTCCACTGATTATGATTTGTCTGACAAGAGCATCAACCCTCTG GGTGGCTTTGTCCACTATGGTGAAGTGACCAATGACTTTGTCATGCTGAAAGGCTGTGTGGTGGGAACCAAGAAGCGAGTGCTGACTCTTCGCAAG TCCTTGCTGGTGCAGACCAAGCGGCGGGCCCTGGAGAAGATTGACCTTAAATTCATCGACACCACCTCCAAGTTTGGCCATGGCCGATTCCAGACCGTGGAGGAGAAGAAAGCGTTCATG GGACCACTTAAGAAAGACCGAATTGCAAAGGAAGAAGGAGCTTAA